The Deltaproteobacteria bacterium region AGGAGCTTCACCTGGACCGGCAGCGGGGTATCGCCGATCTCATCGAGGAAGAGGGTCCCACCCCCCGCGCCTTCGAAGAGGCCCTGGCGGGCCGCAACCGCACCGGTGAACGAGCCCCGAGTATGGCCGAACAGCTCGCTCTCCAGCACTCCCTCTGAGAGCTCCGGAACCGACACCGAGACGAACGGACCTCGACCGCTTTCCTCATGGATCGCTTGCGCCACCAGCTCCTTCCCCGTCCCGGTCTCGCCGTGGATCAGGATGGTCGTGGTGCTCGGGGCGAGGCGGCGGATCGCGGCCTTCACGCGGCGCATGCCCGCCGACGAGCCGATCAGCCGCTCGGCGCCGATGCGCTGCTCGCCACGTTCCCGCCCGCCGCCGGTCCTCAAGCTTTCGGCGATCGTGGGGAGGAGCTGGTCCGCGACGCGGAAGGGGAACTCGAGGAAGCGCACGGCGCCCGCTCGCCCCGCTGCGAACACCGCCTGGGCGTCGGCGCCCGCGCTGTAGAGGACGAACGGCACCTCGAGCGTCTTGCGGACGGCGCGCAACAGCGCCAGTCCGTCCATCGGGTGCATGCGGTAGTCGCTCAGGATCAGGTCCACGGGACTGCGGCGCAGGGCCTCCAGCGCTTCTCGGCCGTCCCGGGTGCAGATCACCCGGTAGCCCGAGGACTCGAGCTCGCCTGTGAGCAGGGAGCGCGTGCCTTCGTGGTCTTCAACCAGCAGGATCGAGGGCGCTGCTGTCATCGCTTTCCCCTGGACGGAACTGCGGTAGCCGGATGCGGAAGACGGTGGAGCCTGGTCGGGAGGTGACTTCGACGGTGCCACCATGCATGTGCACGATCTCTCGGCAGAGTGAGAGCCCAAGCCCGAACCCGCTCGGCCCGAAGCCGACCCCGGGCTCGAAGATCTCGTCGAGCCGGTCCGGCGGGATCCCATGTCCTTCGTCGACCACCTCGAGCTGGATCCAGTTGCCGCGGTGACCACGATCCCTGTCGAGCGTCGTCCGCACTGCGATCCCCTGTCCTTCCTGCGTGGCTTTGACCGCATTGTCGAGCAGGTTCTCGAGGACCGACAGCAGCCGGCTCGGGTCCGCGAGCATCGGCAGGCGCGGTAGATCGTGCTGGATCCGAAAGTCTCGACGTGCCCCGCTGGCTCGGGCCGCCTCGACGGCATCGTCGACGATCCGGACCAGGTCGATGCGCTGGAGATCGAGGCGAACGCCGGAGTGGAAGAGGAGGAGATCGAGCCGGCGCGACATTTCGCGGCTCGCGGCGCGGATGCGTTCGAGGGTCTGGGAATGACCCGCCGGCAGCGACGCCGCGAGCTTCTCGACACGGTTGCGCACTTCTTCGGTCGGCTTGCGGAGCTCGTGGGCCACACCGCGGACGAACTCGGCATGCAGCCTGCGCGAGTTGATCGTCGCGATCTCCTGGGCTTGCCGCTCGACCTCTCGCTTCAGGTCCGCGAGCAGCTCGAGGCGGC contains the following coding sequences:
- a CDS encoding sigma-54 dependent transcriptional regulator → MTAAPSILLVEDHEGTRSLLTGELESSGYRVICTRDGREALEALRRSPVDLILSDYRMHPMDGLALLRAVRKTLEVPFVLYSAGADAQAVFAAGRAGAVRFLEFPFRVADQLLPTIAESLRTGGGRERGEQRIGAERLIGSSAGMRRVKAAIRRLAPSTTTILIHGETGTGKELVAQAIHEESGRGPFVSVSVPELSEGVLESELFGHTRGSFTGAVAARQGLFEGAGGGTLFLDEIGDTPLPVQVKLLRALETREIRPVGGTSSRRVDVRIVAATNRDLAEMSRRGAFREDLFYRLRGATIHLPPLRARIGDIDMIAHALVAEIAEAARVPAPKLDPGFLLALTRCPWKGNVRELRAVLENVILWRDGDGPVERMHLVEALVAMNPDLSPEDQLLAQNMLDVYRRHGWNQEAARRELGMTRGEWRSRAARLGLDALKRRRR